In Hymenobacter volaticus, the genomic window CGGTGCTTCTTGGGAGTTGGCACTACCATCATCGATTCCCGCACGGTGGTGGCTGATGTACGCACTGGAGGCGGCGCGGTGCTCATTCACGACGCTGATGCTTCAGGCACTTATGTAGGAGTTCCTGCACGTCGGCTACCAGCGCACTCGATTGCGCCAGAGTCCGATTCGCTGGAATCCTGCTAATTTTGCTGCCCCTTTTGTCGGTAGCCGACTTTAGCTTTATGCTTATTCCGTTCAACAAGCCTTTTTTTGTCGGTACCGAAACTCGCTACATAGAAGAAGCAGTACGCTCCGGCAAACTGTCAGGCGATGGTATGTTTACTCGGCGCTGCGAAGAATGGCTACAAGCCAGGTTAGGAACACCTCGCGTACTGCTCACCACCTCAGGCACCGATGCCTTAGAACTAGCCGCCTTGCTACTTGATCTAGAGCCCGGCGACGAGGTATTATTGCCAAGTTTTACTTTCTCTTCCACTGCCACCGCCTTTGTCCTGCGGGGGCACGGCTAGTGTTCGTGGATAGTACTGCTACTAGTCCGGCCTTTGATACTAGCCAACTGGAAAAACTAGTTACGCCTCGCACCCGCGCTATAGTACCTGTACACTACGCCGGGGTGGCCTGCGACATGGCTGCAGTACAAGCCATAGCGGAGCGTTACCAATTGGCTGTGGTAGAAGATGCAGCGCAGGCCTTGGGTGGTAACTTTTGTGGTCAGCCGCTCGGCACGCTTGGCACGCTCGGCGCGTTTTCCTTCCACGAAACCAAGAATGTAACAGCTGGTGGCGAAGGTGGTATGCTAGCTATAAATGATGCGAACTTGATAAAACGGGCCGAAGTACTGCGTGAGAAAGGCACTAACAGGGCGGCATTCTTTCGAGGGGAAGTAGCGAAATACAGTTGGGTGGATATTGGTTCATCGTTTTTACCCGCAGAAATAAATGCTGCTTTTCTGTGGGCACAACTAGAGCAGCTAACATTTATTCAGGAGCGCCGACAAACTGTCTGGATACGCTATTTCGAAGAACTACAGCCATTGGGGCCTCTCGGAGTAGGCCTGCCTAAGATTCCTGCTTATTCCTCTCAGAACGGCCATTTATTTTACTTGGTCTGCCGTTCTCTGGCCGAGCGCATAAATTTAATCGCCTATTTAAAAGAGCGACACATCACGGCCATATTTCATTATCAACCTTTACACAGTAGCCCTTACTATGCTGCACGCCAAGACGGCCGGGAGTTGCCTTGGGCCACGTACTACGCCGATTGCCTAGTTCGGCTACCTTTGTATACCGAGTTGGAAGAAAGCCAGCAGCAGCGGATCATTCAAGCTGTTTTAAGCTTCTATCAGGTAGTATAAGTTTTTGATTGCCCTTCTGCCGCGTATGCGTATTCTTTTCATCGTTCCCTACCCACCTGGTAAGGCTCCTTCGCAGCGGTTTCGATTCGAGCAGTATCTGGATTTTCTCACGCAAGCTGGCTACTCTTATCGTTTGGCCCCTTTCCTTTCTGACGCCACTTGGGCTATTTTGTACAAGCCAGGCCATACCCTAGCCAAAGTGTTGGGTATTCTTCTAGGGTTTATACGGCGGGTAGGTTTGCTTTTCAGCGTACCTACTTACGACTACGTGTTTATTCATAGAGAGGCAGCACCCATTGGTCCTCCGGTGCTGGAATGGCTTATAGCGAAGGTCTTGCGAAAGAAAATCATCTATGATTTTGATGATGCTATCTGGATGAAAGACCCGGCTGGCGAGCAGACCTTTATCAGTCAACTCAAATGGCAGCAAAAGGTGGCGCAGATTTGTCGATGGGCATATAAAGTGAGTTGTGGTAACGCTTATCTGCAAGCGTACGCTCGGCAATTCAACTCTCGCGCCATTATCAATCCTACTACGTTGGATACTGAGCACCTGCACAACCGCATGCGAGACCAGCGTCAATCAACTCGCCCCATCATCGGATGGACTGGTACGCACACCACCTTGCGCCACCTGGACTTGGTTTGGCCTGTACTAGAACGTCTAGAACAAGAAAAATACAGCTTTGAATTTCGTGTCATCTCCAATCAGCCGCCTGATTATTCAGGTTTGCAGAATCTCACTTACACGCCTTGGCGTAAAGACACTGAAATAGAGGACTTGAGCCAGTTTCATATAGGCTTGATGCCATTGGTAGATGATCCTTGGGCGCGAGGCAAATGTGCTTTCAAGGCTTTGCAGTACATGTCATTGGGCATGCCTGCCTTGGTGTCGCCCGTGGGCATGAACACCGAAGTGGTACAGGATACCTACAACGGGTTTGTGTGCAGTACTACCGAGCAGTGGTACACGGCATTGCGTCAACTGCTGGCCGACCAAGACTTGCGCGCTGCCCAAGGTGCTGCCGCTCGTACTACCATTGTAGAGCGCTATTCAGTGGTATCAAATAAGAATAATTTTCTAGCCCTTTTCAGCTAATCTACGCCACCGATTATGCAACAGCTGACAACTCGAAATGGGCAAGGCAAAGGGCGCTTCGTAATATCCCTTGACTTTGAAATAAACTGGGGAGTGCGTGACCAGCAGACGCTAGATCAATATGGTCGTAACCTACTAGGTGTTCGACAAGCTATTCCAGCTATGTTAGCGTTGTTCGAAAAGTTTGAATTACGAGTAACCTGGGCTACCGTAGGGCTGCTGTTTTTCAAGAGTAAGCGTGAAATGCTAGCTCATTTGCCTGACGTGCAGCCTCAGTACACGGATACTAAACTTTCACCTTATTTAGCCTTGGATCAAGTAGGTGAAGATGAAGCTGCTGACCCTTATCATTTTGGCTATTCTCTAATCGAACAAATACGGCGCACACCCGGCCAAGAAATAGCTACGCATACGTTTTGTCATTACTACTGCCTAGAACGAGGGCAGACTGCTGAAACCTTTCGCGCCGACCTTACTGCGGCCGTGCAAGTGGCACAAGAGCAAGGAATAACTCTACATAGCCTTGTCTTTCCCCGCAACCAATATAATGCTCAATACTTGGCTATTTGTCAAGAACTTGGCATTACAAGTTATCGGGGAAATGAGAATTCTTGGATTTATAAAGAGCGAAGTGAGGAGCAGCAAAGCCTTTACAAACGCGGAGCACGCCTACTAGATGCGTATTTAGACCTCTCCGGGCCAAATTGCTATACGCTAGAGAATATTGCCCAGCAATTTCCTTACAACATTCCAGCAAGTAGATTCTTGCGGCCCTGGTCTGGGCGACTGCAAGCGCTCGAAACACTACGTCTGCGCCGCATCCTGCATGGTATGGAACACGCCGCCAAAACTGGGCAGGTATTTCATCTCTGGTGGCATCCGCACAATTTTGGGGTAAATATTCCGCAAAACATGGCTGTATTACAACGCATTGCTGAACATTACCATCAGTTGCGCGCGCACTATGGCATGGAAAGCCAATCCATGGGCGACTTAGCTATCGAACTTCAACGTCGTTCACCAGTTACTGCTATCTAATGGGCAATAATAATCCAGCGAAGAGAATAGTTATTCTAGCAGGTCCAGGCGAATCCACGGATATTCTTTTTCACGCACTTGATGCCGAATTTGGAGTTCATCGGATCATAGTGGAAACCCCTGTGAGCCAAAAACAACTATTAAAGCGGCGTGCTGAAAAGCTAGGATATGCCACAGTGGCTGGACAAATACTATTTAAATTATTAGTAGCAGTTCCACTGACTCGTTCATCGCAAAGTAGGTTGCAGGCCATTAGGCAGCAAGAGAAGCTTGATAATCAGCCCTTGCCACAGGACCGCGTCATTCATGTGCCGTCCATAAATTCACAGGAGTGTATTACCCAATTGCAGGAATTGCAACCTGACATTATCGTAGTAAATGGTACCCGTATTATAGCCAAAAAAGTATTGACTAGCGTACCCTGCAAGTTCATCAATACCCATGCTGGCATAACACCACTCTACCGGGGCGTACATGGTGGCTACTGGGCCTTAGCCAATAGTGATCCGCAGCATTGTGGCGTATCAGTGCACTTAGTTGATCCAGGAATCGACACGGGCGCTATTATCGCGCAGACTCTGATTCATCCAACAGCAGAAGACAACTTTGTGACCTATCCTATGCTACAATTAGCGGCTGGATTACCATTACTCAAAAATGCTGTACGAGACGAACTGTCTGGAAATCTTGCATTAAAGCCTGCTCCAGAAGGCCAATCCAGACTGTGGTCTCACCCCACGCTCAATGAGTACTTGCGAAACCGTAAGCGCAACGGAGTGCGCTAATTGCGGCCAACAAGATGCTTTTATATAGGCTTATGCTGTCACTCGATTTTTTTGCTGTTTGGGGCTTCGTGCAGCTTGGGCCTTAAACCTCATAATATATAGAGCAGATAAAAAGAAAGGCATTAATGGAATCTTATAACGAACCAACGTGCCAAAATTGCCACTAGTTGTCCCTACCCCAATAGCCATTATAATAGAAAAAATAAGGCAGAACGTAAGAATAGGTTCTGCAGCAATTAAGATAAAGCCCTTAGATAATCCTGTCCTATAGAATAAACTTAAGGTGAGATAAAGAAACACTGCAGCTTCAATAGCTGACAATAACATTACTGGATTGCGTGCCTCAAATAGAAAGGGACGAAAAAGGGAAATAAACACTGCCTTCGGTGCTACTTGTATAATAGAGCCGAGTGATCCGTCTAGTTGTCCAATATTATATGCTGAGCCACTAGCAACATATTGACTTAAGTACTCTTGTGTTATTTTGCTGCGCTCACCAATTTTTTCTACGTCAAATCTTTCATCACCAGCAGTTAAGTTTGTTGCCCCATAATAGGCTGCTCCTGCACCAGCTAGAATGAGGAAAGGCTTGAGGAAAAGACGAAGAGAGGCTGATTTGATCCTAGTGCTATTTTCATTAAAGATCCAGAATAGTGCTGGCGGCATAAAAGATAATAGAATATATATTTTAGCGGAAACCAGGATGTATATCCCAATGCATCCTAAAATTCCTGCTTGTGTAATATTACGTTTCGCGATGAATACATGGTAGAAACCATAGAACGTCCAGCCTAATGCACCTATACATAGAGAATCTTTCATTAAACCTGAGCCCCAAAAAAATACAGAGGGTAAAAAAAATATAGCTATTGCAAACTGTTTATAGGCTACTGGATAAATTCGAATGAACGTGATATACATTGCCCACATTCCACAAAAGCTGATGAAAGCAAAAGATAATGCTATGACAGTATATGTATTAAAGCAAAGAAATGCTAAAGGTACTGCCATCCGCACAACGAATAATTCTGTAGAATGAGGCTGCCACCAAAACATTTGAGAGGTGTATCGTGTGAGCTCAGGAACGGGTTGCCCATTTGCCAAGTATAATTTTAGCCCTAAGCTAAAATCTTGTCCGAAAGCTTCATAAAAAATTTTAATATGATGATGATAGTTAAAAGTGTCTCCACCTCCATAATAGAACTGATAAATCAGTCCTAAAGCAATAGCTCCTATAAACTTCAAGGATAATGCTAGAATAAAATACTTTCGAGTGTATGAATTCGTATAATTTCGACGAGCAGCGAAAGCTATGCCATAAAATAAGGCTAGATAAAGCGGTGCCAAGAAGAGATCCTTCAAATCCATTTTGTGTAAAAACTGAAAATCTACTTTTTGTTCTTCTTCAGATAGGCCTTGGCCTCTTTATAAGCTGCCGATTTATTATCAGCAATGTCACGCACGATGGTGTAGTAGCGGCGCGCTGAAGCTGTGTCCTTTTCCTTATCTGCTAAACGGGCTAAATTGTAGTTGGAATGCAAATAAAAGCCACCCTTCACTTCGTCGGTCAATTCAGAGAAGACAATGCAACGCTGGTAGTAATCCTTAGCCTTACCATAATCTTTGTAACGATTCTGCATCAGCCACCCGAGGAAATAGGTGGCGTAGCGCCCACTAGTGGCTTCATAGCTTGGCATTCCTTGGTTGAGCTTGTTTAGAATTTCCAAGCTAAGACGCTCACATTCTCTAAAATCGCCGAGGTTGAAGCACGACAAAGCATAGAAACGTTGGAAATAGCCGTTGTCAGGGTAGGTTTTGGCGAGGTTGCGGGCAATGGGTGCGGCGGCTTCCCAGTTGTTTTCCTCATTGTTGAGGATGCGCATAAGAAAGACCTTGGCTTCTGGACCAACATAAAACCCGTTGTCGGCTACGTTGCGCAATTGCTGCAAGCCAAGCTGTTTATTTCCTTTAGGAAACAGGAGCAGTACTGGCTTGAGGAGTGGATAGTTGGTGGGAATCCAGACAGCGTAGTAGTTGAATAAAGCTTGTCCAAACAAAAATTCAGGGCTTAAGCCATTCGCCTCTTTGCTTAGTTCTAGATACTTCAGGGCCCGCTTGGCGCTAATAGTAGCCTTCGGCCAGTTTGAGCGCTCAGCGTTTAGGCGGCCATCAAAACCGTAGGCAGCCGCCAGGAAGAAACAAGCTTCGTAATTTTTGTTGTCATTGTCGAATTGCGCTTCTGCCTTCGTAATGGTGGTATCCATATAGGCAAAGAAGAGCTTGTCGTACTGCTTGGTCTTGATATTGGTTGGTACGATTTTCCACCACTGACTCAATCCCATAAGGAAATAAGGCATGGGGTGGTTTGGGTAGCGCCGTCGCAATGAGCGGAATTGCTTTTCGGCCCGATCGTACTTGCAGTTGTACAGATTCTGAACAGCTCCTTCTAATTCCGTCTGAATATCCTTGTCCAGCAAAAGCCAGCCCTTAGTACTAGCCGTGGGCATTACATCAACATTATCAGTTTGGATATTGCGGATGGGAGACGAAGAGCGAGCGGTATCTGGCTGCTGGGCGTTGGCCAGTAAGGGCAACAACAGCAATAAGAGGATAAATCGGAGGCGTAGAATCATAGACACGGTTACTTGCAGGTACTGATTCAGCAAAAGCCAAGGCAGCGCCTCCTTTCGGGAGAACTAAAGTATGGCTTTTGTCCTAGTTTTAAATAAATAACTGCTCGTCATGAAGCTTTTAAACACCTTGTGTCGTATTGCGGCCCCTTCTGGAAACGAAGCTCCGCTTACTCGTTATCTGCTGAAGTACATCGAGCAGCACCAAAGCAGTTGGCAGGTGCAGCCTACTGTGCTGGCCGGAAACGAATGGCAAGATTGCATTATGCTGGTCTTTGGTGCGCCACGTACTGCAG contains:
- a CDS encoding tetratricopeptide repeat protein — its product is MILRLRFILLLLLLPLLANAQQPDTARSSSPIRNIQTDNVDVMPTASTKGWLLLDKDIQTELEGAVQNLYNCKYDRAEKQFRSLRRRYPNHPMPYFLMGLSQWWKIVPTNIKTKQYDKLFFAYMDTTITKAEAQFDNDNKNYEACFFLAAAYGFDGRLNAERSNWPKATISAKRALKYLELSKEANGLSPEFLFGQALFNYYAVWIPTNYPLLKPVLLLFPKGNKQLGLQQLRNVADNGFYVGPEAKVFLMRILNNEENNWEAAAPIARNLAKTYPDNGYFQRFYALSCFNLGDFRECERLSLEILNKLNQGMPSYEATSGRYATYFLGWLMQNRYKDYGKAKDYYQRCIVFSELTDEVKGGFYLHSNYNLARLADKEKDTASARRYYTIVRDIADNKSAAYKEAKAYLKKNKK
- a CDS encoding glycosyltransferase family 4 protein encodes the protein MRILFIVPYPPGKAPSQRFRFEQYLDFLTQAGYSYRLAPFLSDATWAILYKPGHTLAKVLGILLGFIRRVGLLFSVPTYDYVFIHREAAPIGPPVLEWLIAKVLRKKIIYDFDDAIWMKDPAGEQTFISQLKWQQKVAQICRWAYKVSCGNAYLQAYARQFNSRAIINPTTLDTEHLHNRMRDQRQSTRPIIGWTGTHTTLRHLDLVWPVLERLEQEKYSFEFRVISNQPPDYSGLQNLTYTPWRKDTEIEDLSQFHIGLMPLVDDPWARGKCAFKALQYMSLGMPALVSPVGMNTEVVQDTYNGFVCSTTEQWYTALRQLLADQDLRAAQGAAARTTIVERYSVVSNKNNFLALFS
- a CDS encoding formyl transferase — encoded protein: MGNNNPAKRIVILAGPGESTDILFHALDAEFGVHRIIVETPVSQKQLLKRRAEKLGYATVAGQILFKLLVAVPLTRSSQSRLQAIRQQEKLDNQPLPQDRVIHVPSINSQECITQLQELQPDIIVVNGTRIIAKKVLTSVPCKFINTHAGITPLYRGVHGGYWALANSDPQHCGVSVHLVDPGIDTGAIIAQTLIHPTAEDNFVTYPMLQLAAGLPLLKNAVRDELSGNLALKPAPEGQSRLWSHPTLNEYLRNRKRNGVR
- a CDS encoding polysaccharide deacetylase family protein — encoded protein: MQQLTTRNGQGKGRFVISLDFEINWGVRDQQTLDQYGRNLLGVRQAIPAMLALFEKFELRVTWATVGLLFFKSKREMLAHLPDVQPQYTDTKLSPYLALDQVGEDEAADPYHFGYSLIEQIRRTPGQEIATHTFCHYYCLERGQTAETFRADLTAAVQVAQEQGITLHSLVFPRNQYNAQYLAICQELGITSYRGNENSWIYKERSEEQQSLYKRGARLLDAYLDLSGPNCYTLENIAQQFPYNIPASRFLRPWSGRLQALETLRLRRILHGMEHAAKTGQVFHLWWHPHNFGVNIPQNMAVLQRIAEHYHQLRAHYGMESQSMGDLAIELQRRSPVTAI